A single Denticeps clupeoides chromosome 7, fDenClu1.1, whole genome shotgun sequence DNA region contains:
- the dexi gene encoding dexamethasone-induced protein homolog, whose protein sequence is MSRPVYAQLDSVESPVAELPYMFYLGLFFVNVLILYYAFLMEYIVLNVGIVFLPEDMDQALVDLGVLSDPASVPYDADTELDVFEGYLE, encoded by the coding sequence ATGAGCCGCCCGGTTTACGCTCAGCTGGATTCGGTGGAGTCGCCCGTCGCCGAGTTGCCATATATGTTTTATCTCGGCCTGTTCTTTGTCAACGTCTTGATCCTGTACTACGCCTTTCTGATGGAGTACATTGTCCTGAATGTCGGGATCGTGTTCCTGCCCGAGGACATGGACCAGGCACTGGTGGACCTGGGGGTGCTGTCGGACCCGGCTTCTGTCCCCTACGACGCGGACACCGAGCTGGATGTGTTTGAAGGGTATTTGGAGTGA